CGCCCGCACTCATCTTGAGCGGATCACAGATCACCCCGCCCTTCGCCCCGCCGAACGGGACGTTCACCACCGCGCACTTCCACGTCATCCACGCGGCCAGGGCGGTGACTTCATCCAGCGTGACCTGCGTGTCGAACCGGATTCCGCCCTTGGCCGGGCCGCGCGACGTGTTGTACAGCACGCGAATCCCGGTGTAGACCTCGATCTCGCCGTTGTCCATCATCACCGGACACGACACGATCAGCTGCTTCTCGGGCTTGCGCAGCACCTTGTACAGCCCCGGTTCGAGGTCGAGCAATTCGGCCGCGCGATCGAAGCGCGACATCATCGCCTCGAACGGGTTGTCTTCGTTCAGGAAACGATCCTTGTCCGGCTGGACGATGGCGTTCGTCGGAAGGCGGAGATCGGTGGGCATGGGAAAGATTCTCGGGACCGGCACGCGGCCGGCGGTTATCGGACGGAAAGTTCGTGCTGACGGGCGTCCAGAAGGCGCTGGATCGCCGCCGCGTACGCGGGGGCGCCGGCGTCGATCGCCAATCGCTGGGAAACATACCACAGGGGCGCCGAGGCGCGAGGCCACAACGGTTTGAGCTTCACCGCGTCCTTGAGGGTGCAGACGATGGAGGCGCCGGCCGAGGCGCCTCGCAGGATGGCGGCGACATCGTCACCCGTAAAACGATGGTGATCCGGAAACGATACCAGCGCCACACGCGCCCCAACCTCCTCGAGTTGCTCGGCGAATCGACGCGGCGCCCCGATCCCGGCGACGGCAAGCACCGATGCCCCCCGCAGCGTTTCCAGGGGACGCGTCCCTCCCTCCCCTCCCACGGCGTGCAACGCTCCCAGCTCGAGGGCGACGCACACGACCGGCGCGGGGGTGAAGGCCGCCACCGACTGGGCGACGTCGGCCGACATGGCAGGACCTACCGACTTGCGGGTCACGATCACCAGGGTGGCGCGCCTCAGCGCCGCCGGCGGCTCCCGATAGGGCCCCGCCGGGAGGCAGCGACGGGGAGCCCCCACCCACTGCTCCGCCGCCACCACGACGGCATCGACGACCCGGCGCGCGTGGCGGTGCTGGAACGCGTCATCGAGCACGACCACGTCGCACCCGAGCTGGCGCGCGCGCGCGCTCGCGGCCACGCGGTCGGGACTCGTTAGGACCGGGACGCCGGGGTTGAGCCGCTCGTGGACGGCGGGTTCATCGTCCCCGTACCCACGAAGCACCAGCGCCGGGCGCGCCCCGCCGTCGCGGAGCCGGCGTGCGATGTCGGCGGCCACCGGCGTCTTCCCGGTTCCGCCCACGGTGAGATTCCCGACGGAAAAGGCCGGGAGCGCCGTCGCTCGTGCGGCGAGCACGCCGCTGTCGAAGAGGGCGTTTCGGACCGCCACCCCACCGCGGTACAGCCACCCCGCCGGAACGAGGAGTGCGCGCGCGGTTCGGGCTCCCGCCCCCCGCCCTTCCCACACCAGGGCCGGATCCACGCCGCCTCAGCCCTCGTCCGGCCCGCAGACCGACATCAGGAGCGCCCGGAAGCGCGGGGCCTCCGCTTCCGCCTCACGGGGCCCGGTCGCCACCACGCGCGCTCCCTCGCTGTAGGCAATCGTGACCTTCGCGAAGGGCTTGGGAATCACGAAGCGGTCCCACGATCGCAGCCGCCAGGCCCGGTCGACGGTGGCGCCGAAGGCGATGACCGGGACGCCGGCCCGCATGGCTGCCACGACCGCCCCCGGCGCGAACTCGCGTCGCGGCCCGCGCGGGCCGTCGGGGGTCACGGCGACCTCGTGCCCGCCCTCGAGCTCACGGACCAGCTCGAGCAGGGCGCGCGCCCCGCCCCGGCTGGACGAGCCGCGCACCGTGCGGCACCCGAGCGCCTTGCAGATGCGCGCGATGATCTCGCCATCCGCGTGGGTGCTGATGAGCACCGACACCCCCTGGTCGCGGTGCTGCCACAGGATCGGGAGGAGCTCGCCGTGCCACAGGACGATGACCAGCGGCGTCCC
This is a stretch of genomic DNA from Gemmatimonadetes bacterium SCN 70-22. It encodes these proteins:
- a CDS encoding tetraacyldisaccharide 4'-kinase → MAVRNALFDSGVLAARATALPAFSVGNLTVGGTGKTPVAADIARRLRDGGARPALVLRGYGDDEPAVHERLNPGVPVLTSPDRVAASARARQLGCDVVVLDDAFQHRHARRVVDAVVVAAEQWVGAPRRCLPAGPYREPPAALRRATLVIVTRKSVGPAMSADVAQSVAAFTPAPVVCVALELGALHAVGGEGGTRPLETLRGASVLAVAGIGAPRRFAEQLEEVGARVALVSFPDHHRFTGDDVAAILRGASAGASIVCTLKDAVKLKPLWPRASAPLWYVSQRLAIDAGAPAYAAAIQRLLDARQHELSVR